In Euphorbia lathyris chromosome 9, ddEupLath1.1, whole genome shotgun sequence, the following are encoded in one genomic region:
- the LOC136207406 gene encoding uncharacterized protein codes for MNKWWKVAAVVAFIAIARELSKQAGWDKDAAIQLFAAWSDRLGIWAMPVYVGIHTLTLALCLPYAVFFEAGASLLFGFFPAVFCVFSAKILGASLSFWIGRLVFKSSTTAMEWAQGNKYFHVLSRGVERDGWRFVLLARFSPMPSYMINYALAATNVGFVLDFLLPTVIGCIPMILQNTSIGSLAGAAVSSTSQSQKSKVWSYVFPVLGIVSSILISMRIKKYSTDITMVEMSPKNHTSSESNHDDSSQTLSGNTSDENPKKSQ; via the exons ATGAACAAGTGGTGGAAGGTAGCCGCAGTTGTGGCATTTATCGCGATAGCGAGAGAACTAAGCAAGCAAGCCGGATGGGACAAAGACGCTGCGATCCAGCTTTTTGCTGCGTGGTCCGATCGGTTAGGAATTTGGGCGATGCCTGTTTATGTCGGGATTCATACCTTAACCCTCGCACTTTGCTTGCCCTATGCTGTTTTCTTTGAGGCTGGTGCTTCTCTTCTTTTCGGCTTCTTTCCTGCtgttttctgcgttttttcggCCAAAATTTTAGGGGCTTCTCTCTCGTTTTGGATCGGCAG gCTAGTTTTCAAGAGTTCAACCACAGCCATGGAATGGGCACAGGGAAACAAATATTTCCATGTCCTTTCTAGAGGAGTGGAACGAGATGGTTGGAGATTCGTCCTTCTAGCACGCTTCTCTCCCATGCCCTCATATATGATTAACTACGCGCTGGCTGCTACAAATGTTGGATTCGTACTAGATTTCCTGCTTCCAACAGTCATTGGTTGTATACCGATGATTTTACAGAATACATCCATTGGCAGCCTTGCCGGGGCAGCTGTTTCTTCAACATCTCAGTCTCAAAAATCCAAGGTGTGGTCTTACGTCTTTCCCGTACTAGGGATTGTATCAAGCATCCTTATTTCTATGAGAATCAAAAAGTATTCTACTGATATCACGATGGTTGAAATGTCTCCTAAAAATCATACTAGTAGTGAGTCTAATCACGACGATTCATCGCAAACTCTTTCTGGTAACACGAGTGATGAGAACCCGAAGAAGAGTCAATAA